From Serinicoccus profundi, the proteins below share one genomic window:
- the mrdA gene encoding penicillin-binding protein 2 has product MDEPAGVGMTSGSAPGRLRSATRVPRPSLTPRRVRRRRATGALWAVVVAVLVLGGLLVGRLGQMQLGQHEELAVEAAGTSTREIVTPALRGRVLAADGTPVVANTSSSVVTVDPQVLLESDDGGRALVASVADALRLPQERLWGRTQLCGTPDAPPVPFCFSGSPYLPLPLVYDVDPVDALALVERPEDFPGIEVQSLPVRAYPAPEGVNAAHLVGYLGRPTQEEVEASDGELDAQAWLGRAGLEAVYDTGLRGIPGRTTVGVDPRGVVTGTLETTDPVQGADLRTHLDVRVQAASERALVEAIRAARRAGSPATSGAAVVLRPDTGAVLAAASFPTYDPDLWTRGVSAGEYARLLDPDRGAPLVNRVVGETYPPASTFKVVTLPAALQTGIDPEGEYACPGAVSIAGQRFTNYESEAYGEIDLRRILEVSCDTTFYRWAYDHWRDLESTGEDADARDRFLAVARGFGLGQRTGVDIPGEEAGTLPSREWKQDYWESTREDVCRRAEEGYPEVEDRERRDFLEQLAQENCVDGARWRPGDAVNFSIGQGDVATTPLQMAVVYAAVANGGRLVTPQIADALVRSDGTVVEDLTEPDQGRISLEDETWQIVREGLEGVITDGTGAAAFAGWPQDYPIAGKTGSAESFGRQATSWFASYGPVEEPAYVVLVVVEEGGIGSETAAPAVRQIWETLREVQP; this is encoded by the coding sequence ATGGATGAGCCGGCGGGGGTGGGCATGACGTCCGGATCGGCCCCCGGCCGCCTGCGGTCGGCGACCCGCGTCCCGCGGCCCTCGCTCACCCCTCGCCGGGTGCGCCGGCGGCGCGCGACGGGTGCGCTCTGGGCCGTGGTCGTCGCCGTCCTCGTGCTCGGCGGGCTGCTCGTCGGACGGCTGGGGCAGATGCAGCTCGGGCAGCACGAGGAGCTCGCCGTCGAGGCGGCCGGCACGAGCACCCGCGAGATCGTCACGCCCGCGCTGCGGGGTCGCGTGCTCGCGGCCGACGGCACGCCCGTCGTCGCCAACACCTCGAGCTCGGTGGTGACCGTGGACCCCCAGGTGCTGCTGGAGTCCGACGACGGGGGGCGCGCGCTCGTCGCCTCGGTCGCCGACGCGCTCCGGCTGCCGCAGGAGCGCCTCTGGGGGCGGACCCAGCTGTGCGGGACGCCGGACGCGCCCCCGGTGCCGTTCTGCTTCTCCGGATCCCCCTACCTCCCGCTCCCCCTGGTCTACGACGTCGACCCGGTGGACGCGCTCGCCCTCGTCGAACGTCCGGAGGACTTCCCCGGGATCGAGGTGCAGAGCCTGCCGGTCCGGGCCTACCCGGCGCCGGAGGGGGTCAACGCCGCCCACCTGGTGGGCTACCTCGGACGACCGACGCAGGAGGAGGTCGAGGCCTCCGACGGAGAGCTCGACGCGCAGGCCTGGCTGGGGCGAGCGGGGCTGGAGGCGGTCTACGACACGGGGCTGCGCGGCATACCGGGCCGCACGACGGTCGGCGTCGACCCCCGTGGCGTGGTCACCGGCACCCTCGAGACCACCGACCCCGTGCAGGGGGCCGACCTGCGCACCCACCTGGACGTCCGCGTGCAGGCCGCCAGCGAGCGGGCGCTCGTGGAGGCGATCCGGGCCGCGCGTCGGGCGGGGTCGCCGGCGACCAGCGGCGCGGCGGTCGTCCTTCGCCCGGACACCGGGGCGGTGCTGGCGGCGGCGAGCTTCCCGACCTACGACCCCGACCTCTGGACCCGAGGGGTGAGCGCGGGGGAGTATGCCCGGCTGCTGGACCCGGACCGCGGGGCGCCGCTGGTCAACCGGGTGGTGGGCGAGACCTACCCGCCCGCCTCGACGTTCAAGGTGGTCACCCTGCCGGCCGCGCTCCAGACGGGGATCGACCCCGAGGGCGAGTACGCCTGCCCCGGCGCGGTCTCCATCGCCGGCCAGCGGTTCACCAACTACGAGTCCGAGGCCTACGGCGAGATCGACCTGCGCCGGATCCTCGAGGTGTCCTGCGACACGACCTTCTACCGCTGGGCCTACGACCACTGGCGGGACCTGGAGTCGACCGGTGAGGACGCCGACGCGCGCGACCGCTTCCTGGCGGTCGCCCGGGGCTTCGGGCTCGGGCAGCGCACCGGGGTGGACATCCCCGGCGAGGAGGCGGGCACGCTGCCCTCGCGGGAGTGGAAGCAGGACTACTGGGAGAGCACCCGCGAGGACGTCTGCCGCCGCGCCGAGGAGGGCTACCCGGAGGTCGAGGACCGGGAGCGGCGGGACTTCCTCGAGCAGCTGGCCCAGGAGAACTGCGTCGACGGTGCGCGCTGGCGTCCCGGTGACGCCGTGAACTTCTCCATCGGGCAGGGCGACGTCGCGACGACGCCGCTGCAGATGGCCGTGGTGTATGCCGCCGTCGCCAACGGTGGTCGCCTGGTCACCCCCCAGATCGCGGACGCGCTGGTCCGGTCCGACGGCACCGTCGTCGAGGACCTGACCGAGCCGGACCAGGGGCGGATCTCCCTCGAGGACGAGACCTGGCAGATCGTGCGGGAGGGGCTCGAGGGGGTCATCACCGACGGCACCGGCGCGGCGGCCTTCGCCGGGTGGCCGCAGGACTACCCGATCGCCGGCAAGACCGGCTCGGCGGAGTCCTTCGGTCGGCAGGCCACGTCGTGGTTCGCCTCCTACGGCCCCGTCGAGGAGCCGGCCTACGTCGTCCTCGTCGTCGTCGAGGAGGGCGGGATCGGGTCGGAGACCGCCGCACCGGCCGTGCGACAGATCTGGGAGACGCTGCGCGAGGTGCAGCCGTGA
- a CDS encoding GNAT family N-acetyltransferase, protein MIRDATPEDAAACAAIYAPYVRETAVTFETEPPDAAELAARIAAAQREHAWLVAERDGALLGYAYAGSFRGRRAYSRTAETSVYLAPLATGQGVGRALYTALLDRLRDLGYGTAVAGMTPPNPGSAALHRSVGFTQVGAFTRVGRKFGRWHGCDWWEMALREDVREP, encoded by the coding sequence GTGATCAGGGACGCCACCCCCGAGGACGCCGCGGCATGCGCGGCGATCTACGCGCCCTACGTCCGCGAGACCGCCGTGACCTTCGAGACCGAGCCGCCGGACGCCGCCGAGCTGGCGGCCCGCATCGCCGCTGCACAGCGCGAGCACGCCTGGCTCGTCGCCGAGCGCGACGGCGCGCTCCTGGGGTATGCCTACGCCGGGTCCTTCCGCGGGCGCCGGGCCTACTCCCGCACCGCCGAGACGAGCGTCTACCTCGCTCCGCTGGCCACCGGTCAGGGCGTCGGGCGGGCGCTCTACACGGCCCTGCTCGATCGGCTGCGCGACCTCGGCTACGGCACCGCCGTGGCGGGGATGACCCCGCCGAACCCGGGCAGCGCGGCGCTGCACCGCTCGGTGGGCTTCACCCAGGTCGGCGCCTTCACCCGGGTGGGCCGCAAGTTCGGGCGCTGGCACGGGTGCGACTGGTGGGAGATGGCCCTGCGCGAGGACGTCCGCGAGCCCTAG
- a CDS encoding rod shape-determining protein: MSTARVPRGSTLLGRDLAIDLGTATTQVHVQGRGVVLDEPTLVAVDTVTGRLVAAGASAHEMLGRTPERVLTMRPLSDGVITDAEVTEQLLRHFIERVRPTRLVRPRTVVCVPSGITAVERRALEDATMRCGARRVYVIEEAMAAAVGAGLPVESAAASMVVDLGGGTTDVAVISLGGVVNARSLRVGGDEVDEAVAEGVRQAHDLLLGERSAEQIKHQVGAVWPLAQELTTRVRGRDLGSGLPRTIELGSEEVRRMIEPVTAQVVEVVRAVLDICPPELSGDLLDTGVTLTGGGALLRGWSERLRHELGVPVRLAEDPQHAVIRGAGSCVEDMGALRQVLTRQRSLQG; the protein is encoded by the coding sequence GTGAGCACCGCGCGCGTCCCCCGAGGGTCAACCCTGCTCGGACGCGACCTCGCCATCGACCTGGGCACGGCCACCACGCAGGTCCACGTGCAGGGACGCGGGGTCGTGCTGGACGAGCCGACCCTCGTCGCCGTCGACACGGTGACCGGGCGGCTGGTGGCGGCCGGGGCGAGCGCGCACGAGATGCTCGGGCGGACCCCGGAGCGGGTGCTGACGATGCGGCCCCTCTCCGACGGGGTCATCACCGACGCGGAGGTGACCGAGCAGCTGCTGCGGCACTTCATCGAGCGCGTGCGACCGACGCGCCTCGTGCGCCCGCGCACGGTGGTCTGCGTGCCCAGCGGGATCACGGCGGTCGAACGCCGTGCCCTCGAGGACGCCACGATGCGGTGCGGGGCGCGCCGGGTCTACGTCATCGAGGAGGCCATGGCCGCCGCCGTCGGCGCGGGCCTGCCGGTCGAGAGCGCCGCCGCGAGCATGGTGGTCGACCTGGGCGGTGGCACCACGGATGTCGCCGTCATCAGCCTCGGTGGGGTGGTCAACGCGCGCAGCCTGCGGGTCGGTGGCGACGAGGTCGACGAGGCCGTCGCCGAGGGGGTGCGTCAGGCCCACGACCTGCTGCTGGGGGAGCGCTCGGCCGAGCAGATCAAGCACCAGGTGGGCGCGGTGTGGCCGCTCGCGCAGGAGCTCACCACCCGGGTGCGGGGCCGTGACCTGGGGTCCGGGCTGCCCCGCACCATCGAGCTGGGCAGCGAGGAGGTGCGGCGGATGATCGAGCCGGTGACGGCCCAGGTCGTGGAGGTGGTCCGCGCCGTGCTCGACATCTGCCCGCCCGAGCTGTCCGGCGACCTGCTCGACACCGGCGTCACCCTCACCGGCGGCGGTGCCCTGCTGCGCGGCTGGAGCGAACGTCTGCGCCACGAGCTCGGTGTCCCCGTGCGGCTGGCCGAGGACCCGCAGCACGCCGTCATCCGGGGAGCGGGCAGCTGCGTGGAGGACATGGGTGCGCTGCGGCAGGTCCTCACCCGTCAGCGCTCGCTCCAGGGGTGA
- the mreC gene encoding rod shape-determining protein MreC produces the protein MPRRTTLTALALVGLTAAALVLDLARPGAADPVRAAVAATLAPVQEVLAGWDDGEVAELSAERNALAAEVDRLRARETDAAELGALARSSTTAAVDRTLLPARVVAFAPGSSPVGGRTVTIDVGSEDGVLPDQTVVAVDGLVGRVLRVAPSSADVLLLGDPQVVVGVRFGEDGALGDVQADPAPGVPARGHGQLTLTALGDSEIEVGAQVRTLGSPDDIPYAAGLPLGEVVAVDPDRGQLGRTAVVEPFVDTDTLDLVAVVLRDDR, from the coding sequence ATGCCTCGACGCACGACCCTGACCGCCCTGGCCCTCGTGGGCCTGACCGCCGCGGCGCTCGTCCTCGACCTCGCGCGACCCGGGGCCGCCGACCCGGTCCGGGCGGCTGTCGCCGCGACCCTGGCGCCGGTGCAGGAGGTCCTCGCGGGCTGGGACGACGGCGAGGTCGCCGAGCTCAGTGCCGAGCGCAACGCGCTGGCCGCCGAGGTCGACCGGCTGCGGGCACGGGAGACCGATGCCGCCGAGCTGGGTGCCCTGGCCCGGTCGAGCACCACGGCCGCGGTGGACCGGACCCTGCTGCCGGCCCGGGTCGTGGCCTTCGCCCCGGGCAGCTCACCGGTCGGTGGGCGCACCGTGACGATCGACGTGGGCAGCGAGGACGGTGTGCTGCCCGACCAGACCGTCGTGGCCGTCGACGGGCTGGTCGGTCGGGTGCTGCGGGTGGCGCCGAGCAGCGCCGACGTCCTCCTCCTCGGCGATCCGCAGGTGGTGGTCGGCGTCCGCTTCGGCGAGGACGGCGCGCTCGGGGACGTGCAGGCCGACCCCGCTCCCGGGGTGCCCGCCCGCGGTCACGGCCAGCTCACCCTCACGGCGCTGGGCGACAGCGAGATCGAGGTGGGTGCGCAGGTGCGCACCCTGGGCAGCCCGGACGACATCCCCTACGCCGCCGGCCTACCCCTCGGTGAGGTCGTCGCGGTCGACCCCGACCGCGGTCAGCTGGGCCGGACCGCTGTCGTCGAGCCCTTCGTCGACACCGACACCCTCGACCTCGTCGCCGTCGTGCTGAGGGACGACCGGTGA